CAAAACATGACGGTCAACCCCTAATATAAAGCATGCTTCGCTAGATTGTGAGCCGCGACATTAGAGCTCCTAAACTCATGAACAAAGTTGTAAGAATTAAAACTCCTAGAATATTCTATTATTTCATGTATGATAGCACCATAAGTAGCACCACTATTCTGCTGGATGTCATCGATAACCATCTTGCAATCGGATGACACATGGATAGCCTGAAGATTCAGATCCTCCGCTAGAGCCATAGCCTCTGTTACCGCCATAGCTTCTGTTACTGCCATAGCTTCGAGTGTTGTAGGATCAGATATGCCCTTGAAGAAGATGGTCAATGCTCCCATGAACAACCCTTCCCTGTCCATACACACTGTCGTGACAGTCCCAACACCTGAGTTTTTTTTTGGAATTGTTTGAATTGCTTATCACATGTGTCACATGGTAACACCTGAGTTTTTTTTTTAAGAGAGATGCTACACACACGGAGAAGTTTTTACGTAGTTCACGGACCAGCACAGGTGGCATCTTCTAATTGGGATTAGGGAAAGACAGGGGCCCATccccctgaaaatcaggggggagagGCCAATTAGCGTTAACCAATCCGTAAAACGCCCGTCACATGTCAGTGCGTGTAGTTATTGTTTTTTTAAATAGCGGCATTTACCTTTGGCACATGGAACTGCATCTTGTCTACAGGGAAGGCCCATTGGGCCTTGAGCCTCGAACCCAAAACTGCGTCCGTGTGGGTTTTATGTAGAGATTGGCCCATAATCTCCTTGCCATACCGGTCCACGATCTTCTCCAGCAGTAACAACTCCGCTCCGCACCGTTGTCGTCTCCTCACCCCTGCCGGAGATCCACGCCAGACCGCCGCGCCCCTCCGCCCGGCTCGGCCGCTGCTTCCGCGATGCAGTTCTTCGGCGGGTCGTCGCTGACGTCCGTCGCGCCGGAGTCCAGCCCGGCACCAGCGGCGCCTCCGGGGACGGGAACGGGCTCCAACGCCCAGGTGATCTACGTCTTCAACCGCAACGGCGTGTGCCTGCTGTACCGCGAGTGGCACCGCCCGCTCCGCACGCTCGCCCGCAACCAGGACCAGAAGCTCATGTTcggcctcctcttctccctccGCTCCTTCACCGCCAAGATCGACCCCACCTCGTATGCCACTTCTTACCTCACACACACTATTTCCGGTAGTTGATCTCGGTCATAGGTTACTGAGTTCGCTAATCTTGACTAATCTGTCGGTGAGTGATAATGGACTAGACGCTTCTTGAAATGGAGATCCAGTGAGTTTATTGGCAGTATATGTTAGTCCACAACTTTGTTTCGGTAGGAGCAATCCACACTATGACCAATTTGACTAGTTGACAGAAATTGCATGATTTTACTGTACGAAGTAACAGGAGATAGTGGGGCAAGGGATGGGAGGGGGGAAACGAAGGGTAAGAGAGACAGACAGTGAACAACCACTGTTCGTGACTGAATAAAAATGCCGAAAGGGAGACATTTGATCTTCCTTTCAAGATCTTTCTGTACATACTTCTGTGAGCCAGAAAAATGTAAACTCCAGGGTTATTCGAAATGCCGCATACTACTTGCCAACAAAAGTCAGTGTACGCACCTGAGGTAGCTTAACGGCGGAATGACAAATCTGAAGAGATGATACGGGTAAACCTTTTAAAACTCTAGCCATAGAATGACTAGCACTGCCATACTGCTTCCCTGCTTCAGAAATCGTGTATTTTCATCTTCGGACAGGCGGGCACTGTTTCTCTATTATCtctttccaaaattttggccctAAGAAATATATCTATAACCGTATAACCTAGATAACTGGAATTGTTGATGGGTACCATGTTTAGCACTTCACATCCTAGAGTCATACTTGGCTCATGCACCTTTTACATATGCAGAACAGAACACGCGAATCTTGGGGCGCCACTACTGCCAGGTCAGGGATGTTCATTTCATAGCTTCAAGACAAACACATATAAATTGAACTACATGGAGAGCCCGTCTGGTATAAAGGTTAGTCGATATGTTATTATTATCTTCCCCTGCTGTCTTCCATTCTTAGAATCATCGGGCTTTTATTTTGGCTGGTGAAGTAACTTGGTTAGATCCTGTGAAAATCGAAGGTCTTTTCTGGATAACCACACTTAAGTGTTTGTATTTGAAGCAGCACAAAGTTTGTGGAGGGGCAACTCCACCTTGCTGCTACAATGTGTACAGCACAAGTGTTGAAGGAACAGCTTCAACGTGCTGCGCTAGATATCGCTCTAGAGGCGAATGTAGGTTGATAGGGCAGCAAGAGTTCAATCCAGAACTCCTAGGGCACAAGATCTACTCCAAGATCTTAGATAAGAACAACAAGTTCTATTGTAGGTAGGGGTACATAGTCTGCCTCCAAAGTAGAGGtgaggacctctatttatagggctttgggaagccttcacatacttctacttatagctggaatactctagaaaacattatgtaagtttcaccattctactcatagctactcacaactagaagactctagaaaacagtaggtaggatagaaaagaaaaggaaagaaatactacACTAGAGTGGAAGCATCTAGAAGTAGCCAAACAGATCTGGCATGTGTTTTCTTTCTTCTCATCTAGTGTTCCTCATCATTCTCCCCTGGTTGTTTGGAACTCGCCCTCGAGTTATCTTCATAGAGCGCTTCTTCTGGATGGTAGAGAGTCAAGTCCGCAACATTGAAAGTGTTGGAGATACCCATGTCACTTGGAAGATCTATCACATAAGCATTATCATTTATCTTCCTCATGATAGAGAAGGGCCCATACCTTCGCTGCCTAAGTTTTCCTTTAACACCTAAAGGCAGCCTCTCTTTTCGGAGGTAGACCATCACCTTATCACCGACTTGGAATGATTTTGGCCTCTTTTTGCAATCAGCAAGTTGTTTATATTTCTGATTTTGTGCTTCCAAAGCGCCGCGAATCTCTTCAAA
The Aegilops tauschii subsp. strangulata cultivar AL8/78 chromosome 3, Aet v6.0, whole genome shotgun sequence genome window above contains:
- the LOC109782476 gene encoding uncharacterized protein; translated protein: MQFFGGSSLTSVAPESSPAPAAPPGTGTGSNAQVIYVFNRNGVCLLYREWHRPLRTLARNQDQKLMFGLLFSLRSFTAKIDPTSTEHANLGAPLLPGQGCSFHSFKTNTYKLNYMESPSGIKLILLTHPRTGDQRDALKHIYSLYVEYVVKNPLYAPGSPIKCDLFNKHLDQYVKTLI